Proteins encoded by one window of Salicibibacter halophilus:
- a CDS encoding tRNA (adenine(22)-N(1))-methyltransferase, with protein MKQVHQLSLRLQTIASEVPKESRLADIGTDHAQLPVALMGVERIRYAVASDAKAGPFQTALRNVEAAGFSDAISVRHGEGLQTLEVSDHIDVISIAGMGGSLITNILSKGANQLASVQRLILQPNMAADMVREWLYENEWTLIKEQIVQEEQFYEVLIATKEKGENHQHAYRNKNWDDAILFGPKLLEKKPEAFQLKWKQELDHLERVLQQMEATLQRTEIGEERERIKNRIKRIREVIK; from the coding sequence GTGAAGCAAGTACACCAACTGTCTCTGCGCTTGCAAACGATTGCCTCCGAAGTGCCAAAGGAATCGCGACTGGCGGACATAGGCACCGATCATGCACAGCTTCCTGTGGCGTTAATGGGCGTTGAACGTATTAGGTACGCTGTCGCCAGTGACGCCAAGGCGGGACCGTTTCAAACGGCCCTGCGTAATGTGGAAGCGGCAGGATTTAGCGATGCGATTTCTGTTCGGCACGGGGAAGGGCTGCAAACGTTGGAGGTCTCCGACCATATTGACGTCATCAGCATAGCCGGGATGGGAGGAAGTTTAATCACGAACATATTGTCCAAAGGGGCAAATCAATTGGCCTCCGTACAAAGGCTTATTCTTCAGCCAAATATGGCTGCGGACATGGTAAGAGAATGGTTATATGAGAACGAATGGACGTTGATAAAGGAGCAAATCGTGCAAGAGGAACAGTTTTATGAAGTGTTAATTGCCACCAAAGAAAAAGGCGAAAATCATCAACATGCGTATAGGAACAAAAATTGGGATGATGCGATCCTGTTCGGTCCAAAATTGCTTGAAAAAAAGCCTGAAGCTTTTCAGCTAAAATGGAAACAGGAACTTGACCATTTGGAGCGAGTGCTGCAACAAATGGAGGCTACTTTGCAACGAACGGAAATTGGGGAAGAACGGGAGCGCATCAAAAATCGTATAAAACGAATCAGGGAGGTTATAAAATGA
- a CDS encoding Fur family transcriptional regulator: MDAQKAINTLKERGYKYTDKRKEIIEFLDEQKGYVSAKQVLMFMQEQYDGLSFDTVYRNLSLFADLGILEASEWEGEKRFRLSCEEDHHHHMICLRCGKTKHIPVCPMEHFHAGGDDFKITSHKFEIFGYCTPCQHS; this comes from the coding sequence ATGGATGCACAGAAGGCGATAAACACGTTAAAAGAACGAGGGTATAAATACACAGACAAACGAAAAGAAATCATCGAGTTTTTGGATGAGCAAAAAGGCTATGTATCGGCCAAACAAGTCCTCATGTTCATGCAAGAACAGTATGACGGACTTAGCTTCGACACGGTTTACCGCAATCTTTCCTTATTTGCCGATCTGGGCATTTTGGAAGCCAGTGAATGGGAGGGTGAGAAGCGTTTTCGCCTTAGTTGCGAGGAAGACCATCATCATCATATGATTTGTTTAAGGTGTGGCAAAACGAAGCATATTCCTGTTTGTCCGATGGAACACTTTCATGCAGGGGGCGATGATTTTAAAATAACCAGCCATAAATTTGAAATTTTTGGTTACTGCACGCCTTGCCAACATTCATAA
- a CDS encoding metal ABC transporter ATP-binding protein, protein MDRTQKPVIDIQHITYRYERSPVLDDVSLTVQPGTFLGLVGPNGSGKSTLIRLMLGLLKPQMGDVRLFDTEVRKFSNWGKIGYVSQKANRFNAGFPATVFEVVSMGLFGPVGLCRFLGKKERTRVHEALDTVGMKAYAKQPIGRLSGGQQQRVFIARALVSNPELLILDEPTVGVDANAAQRFYDLLAALNQQHGLTLILVSHDVGTMTRYVSDIACLNQRLHFHGSKSEFEENPDFSALYGHEVQHVVHEHGELTQ, encoded by the coding sequence ATGGATCGTACACAAAAACCTGTTATTGATATTCAACATATCACTTATCGCTATGAACGTTCTCCTGTCTTGGACGATGTGAGCCTGACCGTACAGCCGGGCACTTTTCTCGGGCTCGTCGGCCCGAATGGCTCCGGAAAATCTACATTGATTCGTTTAATGCTCGGTCTTTTGAAACCGCAAATGGGCGACGTACGCCTTTTTGATACTGAGGTTCGCAAATTCTCCAATTGGGGAAAAATAGGATATGTGTCACAAAAAGCCAATCGTTTTAACGCCGGATTTCCCGCTACGGTCTTCGAAGTGGTGTCCATGGGTTTGTTTGGCCCAGTCGGCTTATGTCGCTTTTTGGGAAAAAAGGAACGGACACGTGTGCATGAGGCGTTGGACACCGTTGGAATGAAGGCGTATGCGAAGCAGCCGATCGGCCGTTTATCTGGAGGCCAGCAACAACGGGTATTTATCGCTCGCGCGCTTGTCAGCAACCCGGAATTGCTCATCCTTGATGAACCGACGGTTGGCGTTGATGCCAATGCCGCTCAACGGTTTTATGATTTATTAGCGGCACTTAATCAACAGCACGGCCTTACACTGATCCTTGTAAGCCATGATGTCGGTACCATGACGCGTTATGTCTCGGACATTGCTTGCTTGAATCAACGTTTGCATTTTCACGGCAGCAAATCGGAATTTGAAGAAAATCCGGATTTCTCTGCGCTGTATGGGCACGAGGTCCAACATGTCGTGCATGAACATGGAGAACTCACCCAATGA
- a CDS encoding metal ABC transporter permease: protein MIDVFFQYDFLRQALLSGIMIGLAAPLLGVFLVVKRMSLVADALSHITLTGIAFHFLLASFFITLADIDPLYMGMAFALLGALLINQLRKVYSHFKELAIPIILSAGIGLGVVFISIADGFNTDLFAYLFGSVAAVGRTDFYTILVVTVIVALLLILFYKEWFFLSFDEEQAMVSGLPGKWLDVVFMLLVALVISAAMRIVGILLVSALMTLPVAAAMQWAKSFKQMFFYSAIFGEIAVLAGIIFGFYLDLAPGGVIVVVAVAILLFSLGVKKIGKKVPQPPISSLRKER, encoded by the coding sequence ATGATCGATGTATTTTTTCAATATGATTTTCTTCGTCAAGCTTTGTTGTCCGGGATTATGATAGGCTTGGCCGCACCTTTGCTCGGAGTTTTTCTCGTCGTTAAACGGATGTCGCTCGTGGCGGATGCCCTGTCCCACATTACACTGACCGGCATTGCTTTTCATTTTTTGTTGGCATCGTTTTTTATCACGCTGGCAGACATTGATCCGTTATATATGGGCATGGCGTTCGCGCTGCTTGGTGCGTTGTTGATCAATCAGTTGCGCAAAGTATACAGCCATTTTAAAGAGTTGGCGATCCCGATTATTTTGTCGGCCGGGATTGGCCTCGGCGTTGTGTTTATTTCGATTGCAGATGGATTTAATACCGACTTGTTTGCGTATTTATTCGGAAGTGTTGCCGCGGTTGGCCGTACGGATTTTTATACAATTTTAGTGGTTACTGTGATTGTCGCATTGCTTTTAATTCTTTTCTATAAAGAGTGGTTTTTCCTCTCTTTTGATGAAGAGCAGGCGATGGTCTCCGGGTTGCCGGGCAAATGGTTGGATGTTGTCTTTATGCTTCTTGTGGCGCTTGTTATTTCAGCAGCGATGAGGATCGTCGGCATTTTACTCGTCTCTGCCTTGATGACGCTTCCGGTTGCTGCCGCTATGCAATGGGCGAAAAGTTTCAAGCAGATGTTTTTTTATTCGGCGATTTTTGGAGAAATTGCTGTGCTGGCAGGAATCATTTTCGGATTTTATCTGGATTTGGCGCCCGGCGGAGTCATTGTTGTGGTTGCTGTTGCCATCTTGCTCTTTAGTCTTGGAGTGAAAAAAATAGGAAAAAAAGTGCCCCAACCTCCAATTTCCAGCCTTAGAAAGGAGCGTTGA
- a CDS encoding DUF2624 family protein: protein MIQQYIANMTPQQLKALAQNKGVFLSDDEVQKLVHLIQTEQVDFTDQASVFAFINKVEKTTSQEHAMLLHDLYQKYGGFLRQ, encoded by the coding sequence ATGATTCAACAGTATATAGCGAACATGACTCCGCAACAATTAAAAGCGCTTGCGCAAAATAAAGGTGTTTTTCTTTCGGATGACGAGGTCCAAAAGCTTGTTCACCTCATTCAGACAGAACAAGTGGATTTCACCGATCAAGCATCGGTATTCGCATTTATAAACAAAGTGGAAAAAACAACATCGCAAGAACACGCGATGTTGCTTCATGACCTTTATCAAAAGTATGGCGGCTTTTTACGGCAATAA
- the rpoD gene encoding RNA polymerase sigma factor RpoD yields MAEKPLRPLAEGEMSIDQVKEQLVELGKKRGVLSYSEITEKLAPYDQDSEQMDEFFEYLGEQGVDLLNEGEEVPSMEQVEKENDHDLNDLSVPPGIKINDPVRMYLKEIGRVPLLSADEEIDLAKRIEDDDEESKRRLAEANLRLVVSIAKRYVGRGMLFLDLIQEGNMGLIKAVEKFDYNKGFKFSTYATWWIRQAITRAIADQARTIRIPVHMVETINKLIRVQRQLLQDLGREPTPEEVSEEMDLTPDKVREILKIAQEPVSLETPIGEEDDSHLGDFIEDQDALAPSDSAAYELLKEQLEDVLDTLTDREENVLRLRFGLDDGRTRTLEEVGKVFGVTRERIRQIEAKALRKLRHPSRSKRLKDFME; encoded by the coding sequence ATGGCAGAGAAACCACTACGTCCGTTAGCGGAGGGTGAAATGTCCATCGATCAAGTCAAAGAGCAGCTCGTAGAACTCGGTAAAAAAAGAGGGGTGCTCTCCTATTCGGAAATAACGGAAAAGCTTGCTCCTTATGATCAAGATTCTGAGCAAATGGATGAATTTTTCGAGTACCTGGGAGAGCAAGGGGTCGATTTGCTAAATGAAGGCGAGGAAGTCCCCAGTATGGAACAGGTAGAAAAGGAAAATGACCATGACCTGAATGACCTTAGTGTTCCGCCCGGGATTAAGATCAATGACCCGGTCCGAATGTATTTGAAGGAAATCGGGCGTGTTCCGTTGCTTTCTGCCGATGAGGAAATCGATCTTGCCAAGAGAATCGAGGATGATGATGAGGAGTCAAAACGCCGTCTTGCTGAAGCAAACCTGCGTCTTGTCGTCAGCATCGCCAAACGTTATGTCGGACGCGGCATGCTGTTTCTCGACCTGATTCAGGAGGGGAACATGGGACTAATCAAAGCCGTGGAAAAATTTGATTATAACAAGGGATTTAAATTCAGCACGTACGCGACATGGTGGATTCGCCAAGCAATCACGCGCGCGATCGCCGATCAGGCGCGGACCATTCGTATTCCGGTGCACATGGTTGAAACCATCAATAAATTGATCCGTGTCCAGCGTCAATTGCTTCAAGACCTCGGCCGGGAACCCACTCCGGAAGAAGTTTCTGAAGAGATGGACCTGACGCCCGATAAAGTGCGTGAAATCTTAAAAATTGCCCAAGAACCCGTTTCCCTTGAAACGCCTATCGGTGAAGAAGATGATTCCCACCTCGGTGATTTTATCGAAGACCAGGATGCATTGGCGCCATCTGATTCGGCTGCGTATGAGCTCTTAAAAGAACAATTGGAAGACGTGCTCGATACGTTAACCGATCGGGAAGAAAACGTTTTGCGTTTGCGCTTCGGCCTTGATGACGGGCGCACACGCACACTTGAAGAAGTGGGCAAAGTGTTTGGAGTTACCCGAGAGCGTATTCGTCAAATCGAAGCAAAAGCGTTGCGTAAATTAAGGCATCCGAGCCGAAGCAAGCGCCTGAAAGACTTTATGGAGTAA
- a CDS encoding deoxyribonuclease IV yields the protein MSDLPRYLGSHVSMSGKKMLLASSEEAASYGATALMIYTGAPQNTRRKAIEDLNIEAGNTHMKENGIEQVVVHAPYIINVANTQKPETFDLGVRFLRSEIERTEAIGATQIVLHPGSHVGEGPEKGIPKIIEGLNEVISKDQHVQIALETMAGKGSECGRTFDELAQIIDGVTHNEKLSVCFDTCHTHDAGYDIINDFDGVMDEFAKTIGLDRLKVLHVNDSKNPQGARKDRHENIGFGHIGFEALNSIVHHETVADIPKILETPYVGEDKKNKKPPYKHEITMLREKFHDPEMKEKLTQQ from the coding sequence ATGAGTGATCTCCCGCGTTATCTTGGCTCACACGTATCCATGAGCGGAAAAAAAATGCTGCTTGCCTCAAGTGAAGAGGCGGCAAGCTACGGGGCGACCGCGTTAATGATTTATACGGGGGCTCCCCAAAATACGCGCAGAAAAGCAATTGAAGACTTAAATATAGAAGCGGGCAACACGCATATGAAAGAAAATGGCATTGAACAAGTTGTTGTTCACGCCCCTTACATTATCAATGTCGCTAATACACAAAAACCGGAAACATTTGATCTAGGAGTTCGATTTTTACGCTCGGAAATTGAGCGGACAGAAGCGATCGGCGCGACTCAAATTGTGCTTCACCCCGGTTCCCACGTGGGGGAAGGGCCGGAAAAAGGGATACCAAAAATCATTGAAGGACTCAATGAAGTCATTTCCAAGGACCAACATGTGCAAATCGCGTTGGAAACAATGGCTGGAAAAGGTTCCGAATGCGGACGTACATTTGATGAATTAGCGCAAATTATTGATGGAGTTACCCATAATGAGAAGCTATCGGTTTGTTTTGACACTTGTCACACTCATGATGCAGGGTACGATATCATCAATGACTTCGATGGGGTAATGGACGAGTTTGCGAAAACGATCGGCTTGGACCGCTTGAAAGTGCTTCACGTGAATGACAGTAAGAATCCGCAGGGAGCAAGAAAAGACCGGCACGAAAACATCGGCTTTGGGCATATAGGCTTTGAAGCATTAAACAGCATTGTTCATCATGAAACGGTGGCAGACATCCCTAAAATTTTGGAAACGCCTTATGTCGGAGAAGACAAAAAGAATAAAAAGCCTCCCTATAAGCATGAAATTACAATGCTTCGGGAAAAGTTCCATGACCCGGAGATGAAAGAAAAGTTAACGCAACAATAA
- a CDS encoding Nif3-like dinuclear metal center hexameric protein, which translates to MSRTPSARNVVSLLENWSPKHLAMEGDPVGLMLGSLDKSVENVLVTLDVTEAVVAEAVEKGADLIISHHPLLFMPLTEVDTTTPKGRVIQQCLRHDITVYAAHTNLDITTGGMNDWMAAAMGIKETEEVVPTKKDQLYKLVAFVPEEDTDQVRRALGDAGAGHIGDYSHCTFNSEGTGTFIPGDETDPHIGNQGELTFVPERKIETVVPDSKLSRVLDVLADAHPYEEPAYDLYPLSLEGESFGLGRIGTLASSVQLDAFATSLKEIFNVEGLRVVGDLGRKVQNIAVIGGDGSKFWQQALAAGADVLVTGDVKFHTAQDAEASGLALIDPGHHTEAIMKQPVADRLAQDAEASGYQMEVNASDVNTEPFTFL; encoded by the coding sequence ATGAGTAGAACACCGAGCGCCCGCAACGTCGTTTCATTGCTTGAAAATTGGTCTCCCAAACATTTGGCCATGGAAGGGGACCCTGTCGGCTTGATGCTCGGCTCATTGGATAAGTCTGTTGAAAATGTGCTCGTTACATTGGATGTCACAGAAGCAGTAGTGGCCGAAGCTGTTGAAAAAGGCGCAGATCTCATCATCAGCCATCATCCCCTGTTGTTTATGCCATTGACAGAAGTGGACACGACTACTCCGAAGGGACGTGTCATCCAACAATGTTTGCGGCATGACATTACCGTATACGCTGCGCACACCAATTTGGACATCACGACGGGCGGGATGAATGATTGGATGGCAGCTGCAATGGGAATCAAGGAGACCGAAGAAGTTGTCCCTACGAAAAAAGATCAGCTGTATAAACTTGTCGCATTCGTTCCGGAAGAAGACACCGATCAAGTTCGGCGGGCATTGGGAGATGCAGGAGCCGGTCACATCGGAGATTATTCCCATTGCACGTTTAACAGCGAAGGCACGGGCACGTTCATCCCCGGCGATGAAACCGATCCTCACATCGGTAACCAAGGGGAATTAACCTTTGTTCCGGAGAGAAAAATAGAAACGGTCGTTCCCGATTCCAAGCTTTCGCGAGTCCTTGATGTGCTTGCTGATGCCCATCCTTATGAAGAACCTGCGTATGATCTTTATCCGCTGAGCCTTGAGGGTGAATCTTTCGGACTTGGCCGGATCGGAACACTTGCGTCTTCGGTGCAGCTTGATGCTTTTGCTACTTCGCTCAAAGAGATTTTCAATGTAGAGGGATTACGGGTTGTCGGTGATTTAGGAAGAAAGGTACAAAATATTGCCGTAATTGGCGGAGATGGGAGCAAATTTTGGCAACAGGCGTTAGCAGCCGGGGCTGATGTGCTTGTAACCGGGGACGTTAAGTTTCACACCGCACAGGATGCAGAAGCTTCCGGACTTGCACTCATCGATCCTGGACACCATACCGAAGCCATCATGAAGCAACCCGTTGCCGACCGGTTGGCTCAAGATGCAGAAGCAAGTGGCTATCAGATGGAAGTCAACGCTTCGGACGTCAATACAGAACCATTTACGTTTCTATAA
- a CDS encoding DEAD/DEAH box helicase, whose product MNRSLIEVIKLSGFTRLGIDNRLTTHLQHEHINRPTEIQERLIPAILRGKDVIGQSQTGTGKTLAFALPILSGIHPDDHCLQAVVTAPTRELAEQLYKVFQKCIKDSGMEEIRIRRVIGGTDKERNMADLQRPPHVVIATPGRLHDLVIKETALDVHRVRTLVVDEADQMLEMGFLESLDQVAVRMPEALQMLVFSASIPQRLQPFLKKYMNQPRHVHVKPEHPSPKNLAHYLIPLRSRGRQQLAVEMAALLRPYLCLIFANTKKEAEELTDLFIEHGLQTECMHGDLSPRARKRSMRNIERAAVPYVICTDIAARGMDIKGVSHIINLQLPQDLEYYLHRSGRTARAGASGEVFTIVSKEDYPALHQLQKQRFTFQYLDIKKGEWLEIDQLGSGYAPGRKRNRQPQKQKDPSQKPKKIKPGYKKRRKRK is encoded by the coding sequence ATGAACCGTAGCTTAATTGAGGTGATCAAATTGTCAGGTTTCACCAGACTAGGGATTGATAATCGTTTAACAACCCATTTGCAACATGAACATATAAACAGACCGACGGAAATTCAAGAACGGCTTATTCCTGCTATATTAAGGGGAAAAGATGTCATCGGCCAGTCTCAAACGGGCACCGGGAAGACACTTGCTTTTGCCTTGCCGATATTGTCGGGGATTCATCCGGATGACCATTGTCTGCAGGCTGTGGTGACTGCCCCAACGAGAGAATTGGCCGAACAGCTCTATAAAGTTTTCCAAAAATGTATCAAAGACAGCGGCATGGAAGAAATTCGCATCCGGCGAGTCATTGGCGGAACGGATAAAGAACGGAACATGGCGGACCTTCAACGACCGCCGCACGTTGTCATTGCAACACCAGGGAGATTGCACGATCTTGTGATAAAAGAAACCGCCCTTGATGTCCATCGTGTACGGACGCTTGTCGTTGATGAAGCAGACCAAATGTTGGAAATGGGTTTCTTGGAATCGCTGGATCAAGTGGCCGTCCGTATGCCGGAAGCTTTGCAAATGCTCGTCTTTTCCGCGAGCATCCCGCAACGCCTTCAACCTTTTTTAAAAAAATACATGAACCAACCGCGCCATGTGCACGTAAAACCGGAACATCCTTCGCCAAAAAACCTAGCCCATTACCTGATTCCGTTACGTAGTCGCGGACGCCAACAATTGGCGGTGGAAATGGCAGCTTTATTGCGGCCGTATTTATGCTTGATTTTTGCGAATACGAAAAAAGAAGCGGAAGAACTAACGGATCTATTTATTGAGCATGGACTTCAAACCGAGTGCATGCATGGAGACCTTTCCCCCCGTGCCCGTAAACGGTCGATGCGAAACATCGAACGTGCGGCTGTGCCTTATGTGATTTGTACCGATATCGCGGCCCGCGGGATGGACATCAAAGGGGTTTCCCATATCATCAATCTGCAATTGCCGCAGGATTTAGAGTATTATTTGCACAGGTCAGGGCGCACAGCCCGGGCGGGAGCTTCAGGTGAAGTGTTCACGATTGTTTCCAAAGAAGATTATCCGGCACTTCACCAATTACAAAAACAACGGTTTACTTTTCAGTATTTGGATATTAAAAAAGGGGAATGGCTTGAAATTGATCAATTAGGCAGTGGTTATGCACCGGGAAGAAAACGTAACCGCCAACCGCAAAAGCAAAAGGATCCGTCCCAGAAACCGAAAAAAATCAAACCCGGTTATAAAAAGAGGAGGAAAAGAAAATGA
- a CDS encoding c-type cytochrome, whose product MKGQPLIPFLLIAVAGISLMLILSFVGLGDPAGEEEEGEENGNGEEEAVDVGVELYEENCLSCHGENMEGDSGPAIEGQSADEVMTAIEEGPGSMPEDLVTGEDAEAVAEYVEEGGE is encoded by the coding sequence GTGAAAGGACAACCATTAATACCATTTTTACTTATCGCCGTTGCCGGCATCTCTCTCATGTTAATTCTTTCATTTGTGGGTCTGGGTGATCCTGCAGGGGAGGAAGAAGAAGGAGAAGAGAACGGGAATGGCGAAGAAGAAGCAGTGGATGTTGGTGTTGAACTTTATGAAGAAAACTGTTTGAGTTGCCACGGCGAAAACATGGAAGGGGATTCCGGGCCGGCAATTGAAGGGCAGAGCGCTGATGAGGTCATGACAGCCATCGAGGAAGGTCCCGGCTCCATGCCCGAAGATTTAGTAACCGGTGAAGATGCCGAAGCCGTTGCGGAGTATGTTGAAGAAGGGGGAGAATAA
- a CDS encoding two-component system sensor histidine kinase NtrB codes for MMVTGAVMDVFTPNQSNVGESCLFDEVSREIRFVLKIDGTILYKNKVADTLLSDFSNFFQSLHEGEWMRFMSFFREMQDTGNIRETTFTHATGGVAHSVFYRGIYRNECFYLTGIEQSLQTKEILENFADRLPYGWIKLNDKLKIIEKNRTFMDLVLPKVEFTELEFERLRLESGAGACMYKAVKEALQSKKVSEQREEDREAGRLFRSLAVYIPGKQEVIGLVFDESTDIKYEQLLQYKQQMESVSHLAAGVAHELRNPLSVIRGFLQLSELTNSFEKYAKTIFGEVDRMNKILENFLSISRKKFDVHALSPMEVIDTVEDIIRSECMLNNVHFEARIAETARLIQMNETMIKQVLLNLLRNSMEAYTPEQQRVFSLISRERSNDYEITVKDNGPGIPEEIMDKIGEPFNTSKEKGTGIGISLSKKIIEDHGGTFHVESEKNKGTTTIITLPFE; via the coding sequence ATGATGGTTACCGGGGCGGTGATGGACGTTTTTACACCGAATCAAAGTAACGTTGGAGAATCATGTCTTTTTGATGAAGTGAGCCGGGAAATTCGATTTGTTTTGAAAATAGACGGAACGATTTTGTATAAAAATAAAGTAGCGGATACCCTTCTATCCGATTTCTCGAATTTTTTTCAGTCACTGCATGAGGGGGAATGGATGCGCTTCATGTCTTTTTTCAGGGAAATGCAGGATACGGGGAACATTCGCGAAACAACTTTCACCCATGCCACGGGTGGGGTTGCTCATTCCGTCTTTTATCGTGGAATTTATCGAAATGAATGCTTTTATTTAACCGGAATAGAGCAATCGCTCCAGACGAAAGAAATCTTGGAGAATTTTGCGGATCGGTTGCCGTATGGGTGGATAAAACTGAACGACAAATTAAAAATAATTGAAAAGAATAGGACTTTCATGGACCTTGTTCTCCCGAAAGTGGAATTTACTGAACTCGAGTTTGAGCGTTTACGGCTGGAATCGGGAGCGGGGGCTTGCATGTACAAAGCAGTGAAAGAAGCGCTTCAATCGAAGAAGGTGAGTGAGCAGCGGGAAGAAGACCGGGAAGCCGGCCGTTTATTTAGGAGTTTAGCTGTATACATACCCGGGAAGCAGGAAGTAATCGGTCTTGTTTTCGATGAGAGTACGGACATAAAATATGAGCAATTGCTTCAGTATAAACAGCAAATGGAATCCGTCTCCCACCTTGCTGCCGGGGTCGCTCATGAACTGCGAAACCCTTTGTCCGTGATCCGGGGGTTCTTGCAACTGTCGGAGTTGACGAACAGCTTTGAAAAATATGCAAAAACCATCTTTGGCGAAGTGGATCGGATGAATAAAATCCTGGAAAATTTCCTGTCGATTTCCAGAAAAAAATTTGATGTACATGCTTTATCTCCCATGGAGGTCATTGACACGGTAGAAGATATTATCCGTTCGGAATGCATGTTAAACAACGTCCATTTTGAGGCGCGCATCGCCGAAACCGCTCGGTTAATTCAGATGAACGAAACGATGATAAAACAAGTGCTTTTAAATTTGCTCCGTAACTCGATGGAGGCGTATACGCCGGAGCAACAGAGAGTCTTTTCTTTAATTTCCCGTGAGCGGTCAAATGATTATGAAATTACGGTAAAAGATAATGGGCCGGGGATACCTGAAGAAATTATGGATAAAATAGGTGAACCTTTTAACACGAGCAAAGAAAAAGGGACGGGAATCGGTATCTCATTATCGAAAAAAATTATCGAAGACCATGGTGGCACATTCCATGTGGAAAGTGAAAAAAATAAAGGAACGACCACCATTATCACTTTGCCTTTTGAGTGA
- a CDS encoding 4-hydroxy-3-methylbut-2-enyl diphosphate reductase: protein MEVKKISPRGYCYGVVDAMVIARQAAENKELPRPIYILGMIVHNTHVTNAFEEEGIISLDGPNRLDILREVENGTVIFTAHGVSPAVRQLADEKGLTTIDATCPDVTHTHDLIREKKAEGYDIVYIGKRGHPEPEGAIGVAPDHVHLIQTVDDVTKLDLKRDKVIITNQTTMSQWDVSDIMNKTIELYPHAEVNNEICQATQVRQEAVGDQAGDSDLLIVVGDPKSNNSNRLAQVSKDIAHTNAYRIEDVSELKLEWLEGVQKVAVTAGASTPTSIVREVILFLDQYDPENSSTWKAERKALGTKILPPLRKNSKSRAR from the coding sequence ATGGAAGTGAAGAAAATTTCCCCGAGGGGTTATTGCTATGGTGTCGTGGATGCCATGGTCATTGCTCGCCAAGCAGCTGAAAATAAGGAATTGCCGAGGCCGATTTATATCCTTGGTATGATCGTTCATAATACTCACGTTACCAACGCTTTTGAAGAAGAAGGCATCATTTCCCTTGACGGACCGAATCGACTTGACATTCTCCGGGAAGTGGAAAATGGCACGGTAATTTTCACCGCTCACGGCGTATCCCCGGCTGTCCGGCAATTAGCCGACGAGAAAGGGTTGACTACGATTGATGCCACTTGCCCGGACGTTACCCATACCCACGACTTAATCAGGGAGAAAAAAGCGGAAGGCTATGATATCGTCTATATCGGCAAACGCGGCCACCCGGAGCCGGAAGGCGCGATCGGTGTAGCGCCCGATCATGTGCACTTAATCCAAACCGTTGACGATGTAACAAAATTGGATTTGAAAAGGGATAAAGTTATTATCACGAATCAAACGACCATGAGCCAATGGGACGTATCCGATATTATGAATAAGACTATTGAACTTTACCCCCATGCCGAAGTCAACAATGAAATATGCCAGGCTACGCAAGTTCGCCAAGAAGCTGTTGGTGATCAAGCAGGCGATTCCGATTTACTCATCGTGGTCGGTGACCCGAAAAGTAATAACTCCAACCGGCTGGCACAAGTCTCAAAAGATATTGCACATACAAATGCTTATCGCATCGAAGATGTAAGTGAACTGAAATTGGAATGGTTGGAGGGCGTTCAAAAAGTGGCTGTAACCGCGGGCGCTTCCACTCCCACGTCCATCGTACGGGAAGTGATTCTCTTTTTGGACCAATATGACCCTGAAAATTCATCAACATGGAAAGCGGAAAGAAAAGCTTTGGGGACTAAAATTTTACCGCCGTTGCGTAAAAACTCCAAATCCAGAGCGCGCTAA